The sequence TCTACAGCCTTGTGAAACAACTCAACTCATCTTACACTCGAATGAATCCGACATAAAAAAAAGGAACAGAAATCGCGTGATAAGTAAAGTAACCAGGTACCTGTTTATCCCAATCAGTTTTACAAGTTATTATGACGAGTATAATAGTTTGGATGAGTGTGCCAGTTAGCATTCCAATCCAAACTCCCTGTAAACAGAACAGAGATTGCCGTGAATCttgcatgaaatttttataGTTAACCGAAAAGAATTCGATGAAAGAAGTGAATACGAACCTGGACTTGTAATTTGATCACATAACCAAGAATGGCTCCGAAAGGAATTCCAATAAGGTAATAGGATCCTAAGTTAACATATACTACAGTGCTCTGCCATCCAGCACCAATGGCAACACCTGTGATGGCAGGAAAACATGTAATTATTCGCATTTATTTACTTAGTTTGATCTGAGGATGTTTCTGGCCTTCAGTTCCTAAAATATCGGAGCGTAAATCACGGCGAGGCGTTTTTTTATTGTAGAACATGAAATTAAAACCGAGATAGAAATTGTCAGCTGAAAGTAGACATGCTTAACGAGTCGGTTAGACCTGGGACCGACCCGCAAAACCCGGAACCGGTTCGTCCATACCGGTTCCGGAACCGATCCAAAACCATATTTAAATGGAATGTACCGGTTCTATATAAAAAAGCAGTCCAAAAACGGACCAGATCCGAAAATCTGAACCggaaccgaatttttttaattttaaaaaataataataaaataatttaaaaacaaaaaaaaatggacAAATTGCCCAAcggatatttttgaaataaagcgccaaattgcaaatatttgTTTCAAGTTTGGACATAGTTTAGAAGTAGATTCGGACTATAGAATTCAAGTTCTCTTGCTTATATCTCACAGCTTCAGAAGGAAATGAACGAAACTTCATTATAATCTTCCTTAAAAAAATGTGCAGATGAGGTACTCGCGCTGGGGCGGTAAAGAATGGGCGCCCTAGCGCGCCGAGTTCTGTCCCCAGAAATTTTATCGTGCCGCGCTGGGGTAGTAAAGAAATCGTGCCCTAGCGTGCTACTCTCTATCCAAAAAGCCTTAAAATGGCATGCTGGGGCGGTAAAGAAATCGTGCCCTAGCGTGCCCTGTTCTGTCCGAAATGTCTCACAATGCCGCACTGGAGCGAAAATAAAATGGCGCCCTAACACGTCATGCTCCATCCGAAAATCTAGGTTTTGAATTAGCAAAAgcggtcaacatgaaagttatagatcTATGTCTTAGCTTCCATTTGCCGCCAACCTCACTCAATTTAAATATCAGACGCGAAAATTATActcattctcccaaaatgtgACAGTGCAAGAACTTCATTACATACGATACACTTCGTGATGATTTTGTCCATATtttcaaatggatttggacaaaactcgaaacataaaaattttagtactatgtattagctttctaattaaattagtttcatttcatttgaacTAATATTCAGATAATTATGCCAAAAATCGTAACATGTGTCACTTTTCTATTGTGGTTCAGCATatttttcaaacacaaatcaattacTAATACAATTCACAACATATTTTCTctaatcacatgacaatttcatgaattatcgataatcaaaatatgatttatgataatacAATATGAGGTCCTTACAGAAGGACTAgttgtgtctagtcaaacagtcatgtagttgatagtagatagagatagtatagtttattgtcttatttgagttgtgTGTATGTgtttattatactgtttctgctacacCGATGTAGATAGTGTGATGATCGCACTATTTgatcgtatatgcattatattattacgtcgttgaaaagaaattttttatgcatatgacgtcacatgttgtatgactACGTGACgatgtttttatgcatatgacatCACATGTtatatgattacgtggcgaggtttggagCGCCACAATAACCACTTAAAATTGGTCTTGTTGCTGCTAAAAAAATCGGCTTGGTATGCACGAGTTTTGGCACCCCTAACAACTCAACTTTTTGAAGAGGTTTTTGAAAGATTTAGTGTATCATTTTTGTTCCATATTTGAGAATATTTATAGGCACAAAATGGCATATCAAAGGTCAGCCTTACACGATTCCTCGAAGTCCaactcttatttttatttttatttttaggacAATAATTCAGTGAATTTCTTCAGCTGAAATATGGAGTTCATGAGCTACAGATTTCATGTTCATGAGTCGCCATCATACGAGTCACATTCGTTTGCAACGTTACGAGCTGCTTGATCTAAAAATTTGAGCTTAGAGATGAGCTTATCGTTTGATGTTTCATAAGAAATAAGGTTTGAGTTTTATTTCTAACATGATCGATGCTTAAAAAATTCGGGTCATCACAAAAATATTGTTCTATAAAAAGAAATCAAatagtgatatatatatatatatatataagaaaatacttTTGCTAGGAGGattgaatttgatttatttattttttagttgaGTGAGTGAAATGTTAAAATTTGGGTCCTAAGCCTGAGATATGAGATGGCAGATGAAGTACAAGTCATCGttaaa comes from Primulina huaijiensis isolate GDHJ02 chromosome 2, ASM1229523v2, whole genome shotgun sequence and encodes:
- the LOC140958772 gene encoding protein DETOXIFICATION 21-like gives rise to the protein MRIITCFPAITGVAIGAGWQSTVVYVNLGSYYLIGIPFGAILGYVIKLQVQGVWIGMLTGTLIQTIILVIITCKTDWDKQVSIAETRVNKWFVEPEMKDDGLLDA